One window from the genome of Pseudomonas sp. LFM046 encodes:
- a CDS encoding tail fiber protein translates to MLKFLNNWSATLLAPLTAEALSMSVDAGEAAKLTGLGSGDHYLLTLSEADSTGQEIDWEIVKVTANVGGTLTIERNQESSGARPWPTDTPVSIRLTAGGLVGLGQSTGGSDQVGDWLTSSATPGAGWLAADGSAKAKSTYPALHAVLGDRLARLRRSAVLRSQATGTPGPISKGGGVYLLSFPGTNQLMRSADGGTTWSAVALVDGSGTSVLVNGLTYGAGVFVAVGSSGRIGYSADGRTWTLATSPFSSTVVRGVTFAAGLFVAVADSGKLATSPDGANWTLRTSQFGTSAVLGVAYSVGRFVIVGAAGKVAYSADGETWTLGTSGSSSTLNAVGAVAGGFVTYDSSLAYTSSDGNTWTSNTPGIGAHDAFVASGGRVLLSGSTVLETTDGVTWTPFSNPLPGGIDVLAFFDDGVLEIVGGGNATYFFRPAGGAWARRFNLAGTSDISAIAHGAGKYVAISTSGDLVVSTDAVTWTRVETTATVAAVSAVYGNGLFVVGCTSGRIMTSADAETWTVTTLSGVTGSAGVTAFGGGRFAIIFGNTCASSADGATWTLATVTGGGTALLAYGAGRWVLTTNSSIVMTSPDAITWTTHFDVMGRPTALAFGNGWFVAVDSARVHISREGLSWEVVGPAPPEALHLAFGDGVFVLVCAHPKVYTSEDGERWEGLLWSFPSEDAPAPKRVLAAGGRALIAGTGGYLATYTPDFNMSTHFVLPLGGRRDFIKAL, encoded by the coding sequence ATGCTGAAATTTTTGAACAACTGGTCGGCGACCTTGCTCGCGCCCCTCACGGCGGAGGCGCTGTCGATGTCGGTCGATGCCGGCGAAGCGGCCAAGCTGACGGGGCTGGGGTCTGGCGACCATTACCTGCTGACCCTCAGCGAGGCGGATTCCACTGGCCAGGAGATCGACTGGGAGATCGTCAAGGTCACGGCCAACGTCGGTGGAACGCTGACCATCGAGCGCAACCAGGAAAGCAGCGGGGCGCGCCCCTGGCCCACGGATACCCCCGTGAGCATCCGCCTGACGGCCGGCGGGCTAGTCGGACTGGGGCAGTCCACCGGCGGCAGCGACCAGGTCGGCGATTGGCTGACGTCATCTGCCACCCCAGGGGCCGGCTGGCTGGCGGCCGACGGTAGCGCGAAGGCGAAGAGCACGTATCCGGCCCTGCATGCCGTGCTGGGAGACCGCCTGGCCCGCTTGCGCCGTTCCGCCGTGCTGCGGTCGCAGGCAACCGGCACGCCGGGGCCTATCAGCAAAGGCGGCGGCGTCTATCTGCTGAGCTTCCCTGGCACGAACCAGCTGATGCGCAGTGCCGACGGTGGCACGACCTGGTCGGCGGTCGCGCTGGTCGACGGCTCCGGTACCAGCGTTCTGGTCAACGGCCTGACCTACGGCGCCGGGGTATTCGTGGCGGTGGGCAGCTCCGGGCGGATCGGCTACAGCGCCGATGGCCGGACCTGGACCCTGGCTACCTCGCCGTTCTCCTCCACGGTGGTGCGTGGCGTGACCTTTGCGGCTGGGTTGTTCGTCGCGGTCGCGGACTCCGGCAAGCTGGCCACCAGCCCTGACGGTGCCAACTGGACCCTGCGCACCAGCCAGTTCGGTACCAGTGCGGTCCTGGGTGTTGCGTACAGCGTCGGCCGATTCGTCATTGTTGGCGCCGCGGGCAAGGTCGCCTACAGCGCCGATGGCGAGACTTGGACCCTGGGCACCTCCGGCAGCAGTAGCACGCTCAACGCGGTTGGGGCGGTGGCCGGCGGCTTTGTCACCTATGACTCGTCGCTGGCGTACACCAGCAGCGACGGTAATACCTGGACCAGCAACACTCCGGGAATCGGGGCCCACGACGCCTTCGTCGCCAGCGGCGGGCGCGTGCTGCTTTCCGGCTCCACCGTGCTGGAAACGACCGATGGCGTGACCTGGACGCCGTTCAGCAACCCGCTCCCCGGCGGCATCGATGTCCTGGCCTTCTTTGATGACGGCGTTCTGGAGATAGTGGGCGGCGGCAATGCCACGTACTTCTTTCGTCCTGCGGGCGGCGCCTGGGCGCGGCGGTTCAACCTGGCCGGCACGTCGGATATCAGCGCCATCGCCCATGGCGCGGGCAAGTACGTGGCGATCTCCACGAGCGGTGACCTGGTCGTCAGCACCGACGCCGTGACCTGGACGCGAGTCGAAACGACGGCCACCGTGGCGGCGGTCTCCGCCGTCTACGGTAATGGCCTGTTCGTGGTGGGGTGTACCTCCGGCCGCATCATGACCAGTGCCGACGCCGAGACCTGGACCGTAACCACCCTCAGCGGTGTGACCGGCTCGGCCGGCGTGACCGCATTCGGGGGCGGGCGCTTCGCCATCATTTTCGGCAACACCTGTGCCAGCAGTGCGGATGGGGCGACCTGGACCCTGGCAACGGTAACCGGTGGTGGGACCGCCCTGCTGGCCTATGGTGCTGGGCGCTGGGTGCTGACCACGAACAGCTCCATCGTCATGACCAGCCCGGATGCGATCACCTGGACCACGCACTTCGACGTGATGGGTCGCCCCACGGCGCTGGCCTTCGGCAATGGCTGGTTTGTCGCGGTCGACTCCGCGCGAGTGCACATCTCTCGCGAGGGGTTGTCCTGGGAAGTGGTGGGTCCGGCGCCGCCGGAGGCATTGCATTTGGCCTTTGGGGATGGCGTCTTTGTCCTCGTCTGCGCGCACCCCAAGGTCTACACGTCCGAGGATGGCGAGCGCTGGGAAGGTCTCTTGTGGTCCTTCCCCAGCGAGGACGCGCCGGCTCCCAAGCGGGTGTTGGCCGCCGGGGGCCGAGCCCTGATCGCGGGCACTGGTGGCTACCTGGCCACCTACACCCCGGACTTCAACATGAGCACGCACTTCGTCCTGCCGCTCGGCGGGCGTCGCGACTTCATCAAAGCCCTGTAA
- a CDS encoding XkdW family protein, translating into MIYEAIAYLHPELMVLEDYEIRDSGNGPELVRWPEGVPFPSDSEQLAALFVVTRQRKLDEINRLYEGEFAAIKRQYPDAERESWPIQLREAELLLTNPQAATPFLDALLMARAFGENKVELADKVRAKNEAYAGLSAALTGKRHKLERQLVLAETLEQVQSVVW; encoded by the coding sequence GTGATTTACGAAGCTATTGCCTACCTGCACCCGGAGCTTATGGTTCTGGAGGATTACGAGATCCGCGATAGCGGCAATGGGCCGGAACTGGTGCGCTGGCCGGAAGGCGTTCCATTTCCCTCTGACAGCGAGCAGCTGGCCGCCCTGTTCGTGGTCACCCGGCAGCGCAAGCTAGACGAGATCAACCGGCTGTATGAAGGCGAGTTCGCCGCAATCAAACGGCAATACCCGGATGCCGAGCGCGAATCTTGGCCGATTCAGTTGCGCGAGGCTGAGCTGCTACTGACGAACCCGCAGGCGGCCACGCCCTTCCTGGACGCCCTGCTGATGGCGCGCGCCTTTGGCGAAAACAAGGTCGAGTTGGCGGATAAGGTGAGGGCGAAGAACGAGGCCTACGCGGGCCTCAGTGCCGCCCTGACTGGGAAGCGCCACAAGCTGGAGCGTCAGCTGGTGCTGGCCGAGACGCTGGAGCAGGTCCAGTCCGTCGTCTGGTAG
- a CDS encoding glycoside hydrolase family 19 protein, which produces MEITKEQLLQILPNAGSKRAALFATAINGAVRRWAIDTPKRMAAFLAQVGHESGHLQYVRELGGTAYLAKYDTGKLAERLGNTPEADGDGQFYRGRGLIQITGRANYLACSLALFSDTRLLAQPQLLEEPDWAVHSAGWFWNSKGLNPLADTGEFLRITRVINGGTNGLAERREIWARARQVLGVGVAA; this is translated from the coding sequence ATGGAGATCACCAAGGAGCAGCTGCTCCAGATCCTGCCGAACGCCGGCAGCAAGCGGGCGGCGCTGTTCGCGACCGCGATCAACGGGGCGGTGCGGCGCTGGGCGATCGATACGCCCAAGCGCATGGCGGCTTTCCTGGCCCAGGTCGGCCACGAGTCGGGGCACCTGCAGTACGTGCGCGAGCTGGGCGGCACCGCCTACCTGGCCAAGTACGACACCGGCAAATTAGCCGAGCGGCTGGGAAACACCCCAGAGGCCGACGGCGATGGCCAGTTCTACCGTGGGCGCGGGCTGATCCAGATCACCGGACGGGCCAACTACCTGGCCTGCAGCTTGGCGCTGTTCAGTGACACCCGCTTGCTGGCTCAGCCCCAGCTGCTGGAGGAGCCTGATTGGGCGGTGCATTCGGCTGGGTGGTTCTGGAATAGCAAGGGCCTGAACCCCTTGGCCGATACCGGCGAGTTCCTGCGCATCACCCGCGTGATCAACGGTGGCACCAACGGCCTGGCTGAGCGCCGCGAGATCTGGGCGCGGGCGCGCCAGGTGCTGGGTGTGGGGGTGGCGGCATGA
- a CDS encoding DUF6527 family protein, translating into MTGFVRLSAVLKQGQAGTLFFHCPGCDGLHGVRIGVGAGPRWDWDGNVHRPTFSPSVLVRTGRAVDPSFVPEPGDPPEVCHSFVRGGQIQFLDDCTHALAGKTVDLPVLPEEGARWDG; encoded by the coding sequence ATGACGGGCTTCGTCCGATTGTCAGCAGTGCTCAAGCAGGGCCAGGCCGGCACCCTGTTTTTCCACTGCCCTGGATGCGATGGCTTGCACGGGGTGCGTATTGGCGTGGGCGCTGGTCCGCGTTGGGATTGGGACGGCAACGTCCACCGCCCGACCTTCTCTCCATCCGTCCTGGTGCGGACTGGCCGCGCGGTCGATCCGTCATTCGTTCCAGAGCCTGGAGATCCGCCGGAGGTGTGTCATTCCTTCGTCCGTGGTGGGCAGATCCAGTTCCTGGATGACTGCACTCACGCCCTGGCCGGGAAGACGGTGGATCTGCCGGTGTTGCCGGAGGAGGGCGCCCGATGGGATGGGTGA
- a CDS encoding DUF2514 family protein — protein sequence MGWVKVLPSWCWWLVALALVAGLQQLRFADLQIDVASATAGKVEAEKGLSDYRLEVAERDRRVAARARTEEQRRQKAIDEVGNEAEGKLEAARTDATRAGDALQRLQQRFDEAERRSRACGNSLTAQLSQAAEGEARMRADVLGRLGEAARLYASEADERGVAGRACEVAYERVREGGGGE from the coding sequence ATGGGATGGGTGAAAGTGTTGCCGTCCTGGTGCTGGTGGTTGGTTGCCCTGGCACTGGTGGCCGGGTTGCAGCAACTGCGGTTCGCTGACCTGCAGATCGATGTCGCTAGCGCGACTGCCGGCAAGGTTGAGGCGGAAAAGGGGCTCAGCGACTACCGCCTGGAGGTTGCCGAGCGCGACCGCCGGGTCGCAGCGCGGGCCCGAACTGAAGAGCAACGCCGCCAGAAGGCGATAGATGAGGTGGGGAATGAAGCGGAAGGGAAGCTGGAAGCGGCTCGGACCGATGCTACTCGGGCTGGCGATGCTCTACAGCGGCTGCAGCAGCGATTCGACGAAGCCGAGCGAAGGAGCCGCGCCTGCGGCAATTCCCTTACTGCCCAGCTCAGCCAGGCAGCCGAAGGTGAGGCCCGAATGCGAGCCGACGTGCTCGGCCGGCTTGGAGAGGCTGCTCGACTCTATGCTTCTGAAGCCGACGAGCGGGGAGTAGCGGGGAGGGCTTGTGAGGTGGCCTATGAGCGTGTGAGGGAAGGGGGAGGCGGGGAATGA